The Kogia breviceps isolate mKogBre1 chromosome 19, mKogBre1 haplotype 1, whole genome shotgun sequence genome contains the following window.
ggaaaaaacttTAAGTGAGATGAAATCCAAAGGGAAGGGACCcctcccagcacacacacacactcagaagtATTACCTCTTCCCTGCCCCTCCAAGAACACAGGTAAGGAGTAACTGGGAATATCCTGGTGGCAGTAACCGTAGTTGGTGGTCTCGTGACTGGGCGGCAAGAAGAAGCACTATTACAAAGTTTAGAAGACACGACACAACCTCATGGGGCCAGAGGAGAGAACCAGTGACTGGACAGGTACAGTACCAAAACAGAACACCTTGGGTCAGTGCTACGAGGGATCTGCACTCAAGTCTAATACAGATCCCATCCAGGCAACCTCACTGAGGCCGAAACAACAGTTCCTCAGAACCAGCGTCTGCAGTGTACAAGAAGGTCGGAGCCAGGACAGTCCTGAGGGGGATGGCCTTCCCAAAGGATACTGTACTTGCCAATCACAAGAGcaacagaaatgacagacagaTCCCTAGGGTACGGATTCCTACTGCTGGGGTTCGCTGGCTCGGAGTAACCGGTCACTTTAAGTGCCCTTGGGAGGGGTCCATTTTAAACAGCTTGGATCCATGGTTTTATTGGAGTTGGATCTTTTGGCCTCTTTGGCTATCCACTCATCAATCAGGTCCTGAGGGAGAACAATGGGAAAAATTATTATATACATTCAACTAAAACATGTTTATAAGTGGATTCCAAAATGATTATTAGCAAAGAAGAAATGGCCAAAGATTTAATAATATACTAAGACAGGTATATAAAAGTGAGACaggtatataaaaaaaaattatcttttgattTACCTAGTGCTCTCCTACCTAATCCATTTCTTCCTACTATGCCCTCTGTAAGACCTGAAAATCATTATTCATCTTCCATCATTAAATGTTATaagtcaacttaaaaaaattttaaattggcaTGAGTTGAGATGGCATTTGTTAAAGGAATTTAAAACCCCTTCCACAGGCCCTGGAGTTTATGAAGATTCTCCTCCACAGATGGTCACTCTTCATCCGATCTAAGAAAATCATCAAAGGATAGAAGTACGACTGTTCAACATAAAGCTGCTTAACTGGAGCTGTTTACCCGTCTGTCATTCAGCTCTGAGAGAGGAGCTTAAGGTAAGCCTAACAATGAGACCAAGTAAAGGATGCACAGAGTCGGACTCCTCTAAGAAGGGAAGGATACCTGTAAGGTGTGAAGGCCTCACTTTGCTCTGCTAGGCCTCACGGGACATTAGGCAATAAGCAAGAGGCTGATAGTAACTTTACCTGTCTCTTCAAAACTAGGtgttttcctttccaatatttgaGCATCTGAAGGGCTTGCAGAGTGCTGACAATGTCCACAGGATTCACAGCTGTCTCCTGGCTAATTTCTGAAACAGAAGAGCTACCGAGAACTTGGCCAAAATGCAgacaccacccccgccccgccccaccaaGGCCCCCTTTCCCTTGGAggaaatctagacacagactcCAAATGTTTGGAATCTTCACTACTTGACCCAAGCTGTTCAGAAGAAAATTTACAAAGCATTCATTTGACCAGTTAAAATAACTACAGAAGAGGGATTTTATAGCAGGAAACCACTTGGCCCCTATAGAAATCAAGGTCAAAGACAGACCAAACTAAATTCTTCCATCCTCACATAAATATTCAGGGATGTTAGAAGTTCCTGTGTGTGCCAAAAGActtgaagtttttcttctttcttgacttTTGTTGAGAATTAAAGTGTCAGTAACCTGAGATTTGAGACACAATAACGTATGCCTGAATAAAACCTAtctatagggcttccttggtcggcacagtggttaagaatccgcctgccaatgcaggggacacgggttcgagccctggtccgggaagatcccacacgccgcggagcaactaagcccgtgtgccacaattcctgagcctgcactctagagcccacaagccacaactactaagcctgcgtgctgaaactactgaagcccgcacgccttcagcctgtgctccacaacgagaagccactgcaatgagaagcctgcgtgccacaactagaaaaagactgtgcacagcaacaaagacccaacgcagccaaaaataaaaataaataaaataaataaatttattttttaaaaagacaaaaaaacctatctataaaacacattttcagactttccctggtggtgcagtggttaggaatctgcctgccaaggcaggggacacggatttgaggcctggtctgggaagatcccacatgctgaggagcaactggGCCAgtgcgccatgactactgagctctggggcccgcgagccacaactactgaagcctgcgctgtgctccgcaacaggagaagccactgcaataagaggccacacaccacaacgaagagtagccccctctcacctcaactagagggagcctgcgtgcagcaatgaagacccaatgcagccaaaattaagtaaataaataaagttcaaaactcaaaaaaaaaaattcaaaaatcaaaaaaacccaccacattTTCTCTGTAAGAAAGCAAGTCATATAACCAGTCCCAAGGACCAAACACTCTGGAATCCTTAGACACCTCTAGTGAGTGGTCCACATTAGTGGGCCTTCTGCTCTCATATTCAGATGAAACACAGAATGGGGCATTTTCTTTGCAGGTTACAAAGCATGAACAGGGCCAAACAGAAAAGTCAGAATATTCAGTGGAGCTAACATCTAGAGTAACAACCATTTTCTAAGAGTCAAAAACCAACCTTTGATAGAAATCTCTTTGCCTTGGAAATTATGCAGGTAACGAAGAAGCACTTCTTTCCAGTAACTGCGGTAGCTTATGAGCCCCAGATCTGAGAGTGGACGCTCTGGAGAGCCAACTTTTTCTTCCACTTTGGAAAGCAAATAACCTGCCAGGGAACAATACAGACACTGTGTCTCACCCTAGTAAGAACAATGTACCAATATGGAAGAAAGATTTAAGGAGCAGAGCCTGCTTTGCAATATCAATTAGGGTTCAGTCATTTAATGCAATAGTATGTTGGCTGCCTTTATACAAACAAAAGGGGACGAATGTGTATTTACATTTACTTataatagacattaaaaaaactcCGGAAGGTTTCACTAGAAACTTATCAATGGTTATCTGTACATATGTGTTAAGAACAGAGTAGATGAGGAATtgcctggaagtccagtggttaggcctcagcattttcactgccaggggcctgggttcaatccctggtcagggactaagatcccacaagccgagtggtgcagccaaaaaaacaaaaaccaaaaagccgAAAAgcgaaaacaaaaaaacagggtaGATGAGAACAGAGATTGGGAAGGCATTTCACTATATAGCTAttaatctttttcaaatttttgaacTTTAAGAATGGGTTATCTCGGTACTGCCTATGAAATATTggtgggggatggggatggaTACTATCTGAATTTCACTAAGTCGCTAGTTTTAACATCTAAACGTCTAACTTTCAACACCATGGGGATGCAGTCAGCAAGATTCATACCCCAGGAAATTCTACTGGATAATTAACTTGCtttgttcaacaaataaatagcaaagaaaaaaaagaaagagatggagtGGGAACTTTTAGACTAAAAGTGATTTATAAGCTACATCTATCAATCCCAATATCAGTTCTATCTGGATTTgagtaaaaataatttctttttaaaagaacaaaaatcacaaaataaggaaaatttgAATAGTAAAATTTATGACATTACGgaattttttgggtttttttggtattttttaagtataatagaCCTTATTCTTTTAGAGATACCAAAACAGTTGAGGGTGGGACTATAGGTAAAATAAGATTGGCCATAAAATGGTAATCATTACAGGGGAGTTTATTATACTATTAtgctacttttgtatatgtttgaaaatttccacaAAGTTTAGTTTATAAAATAGGTGTTACCTATTCAAAGATATACAATCCCCTCACACCCTTAGTGGATTATGCCATTTCCTGATTCATCTCTTACcagatggcttaaaaaaaaaggatcacaAAGCTGTTTCTAAGAATTCTAATTTGACTAAAATATGTCATGTTACAGCGAATATCGAATAAAACACGGTTGAATCTCATTATTTACAGTAGTTATACTCTACAAAGTCACAGTGAACACTGAATTAGCGAATATTGAACCACTGCTCTTAGGGGAGATACAGTGTTAGGTTCCTGTGGGCTGCTGGTCACATTTTTGTCAAccaatcaatacataaccttgttttatgtgcttCTGTGTAAAAACACCTATTTAATACATATCGTTCATTCAATAACAGTGAACTAACAGCCAACAGCACAATAATGTATGCCTCAATAAaacctatctataaaacacactttctctgtaaggcacatcacagccttcctaGACAGTACTTCAGCACTATGCTTAGGGACCATTTAAAATCAGCAACagtgaattccctggcggtccagtagttggaactccacgctttcactgccaagggcccaggttcaatcccttgtcagggaactaacatcccacaagctgtgcagcgtggccaaaaaaaaagaaaatcaataacgaaaattacaaaaatatggggacttccctggtggtccagtggttaagactctatgctctcaatgcagggggcccaggtttgattcctggtcagggaactagatcccgcatgccgcaactaaaggtcccgcacaccacaacggagATCTTGCACgaggcaacaaagatcccacacaactaagacctggcacagccacataaataaagattttttaaaaagcacaaaaatatgaAAGACATGGCACTAACAGACCATGAAAAGGACACTTGCTTAAACACAGAGAGCCGAAACAAGGCACCTTGTTTAACCTCATCTGGGAATGCATGGTGACTTTTTTTGCTGCCATGGGCATGTTGGTTGATTTTGGGcttatgaataaattttaatgagTAAGCAAATTCCCAAATACAGAATCCATGATTAATAAGATGACTACCTCTAAACAAAAGCTTAAACAAACTAAAATTCCTAACACCCAAGAACAAATTTGAAGCCTTATAAATGTATGTGCTGTTCGTAAGTCTCAAACTGGGGTAATCCTAAAGAGCTCACTTTACTATCCTCTGTATCTCCCACCGTTAGGTACCAACTCTGGGTCCTGTATTCATCTGAGTGTTCAATGTGTATCAGGCCAACTGACGATGTTCAGATTTCTTCCACTTACTCATTCACTTAATACCAGTGTAATTCCACTACGTGCCAGGATTTGTATAGATAGATCacaggacaaaaagacaaacaaccataTTCACATGGTCACTGCTTGTGGAACTTATGACTTTCCTGTTTCACTTACTGAAATCAATGAGCATCTTGCCATAGCCCTGTCTCATGTACTGAGGCATGGTAAGGATACAGGATACATTGTAGTTGAGGAATGAATTCTTTTCCTAAAATCAAGAGCAAACAGATGAGCAGGTCATGAGAATTTGGAACCAAAGGTGTCAGCAGTCACACAGATACAAAACAAGGTTGCTTGCAAAATATATGCTAACTAGTCCTGAGGAGTGGCTGTCAGGCTCACAGCTGGTACATCCACACCCTTTATGATGATCCCAGGGTTTCCCTAGCTCTAAGATTTCCAGTCTCATCTTAAGGGGGCTGACTCTGGGTTCCTTACAGGCACCGAGCAAGGCAAGAAGGTTTAGAACACTGAGTCAGTCTAGAGCATCCCTCTTTAAAAGCAGTATTTCAAAAGAGTGTTGAGTACTGGAGAAGGGAGGGAATCCAAACATAAGTCCCCATTCTGGAAGGGGGTCAAGACACAATTAAATCACATAccgcatgattccatttatgtgaaatgtccagaacaggcaaactTATAGAGACAGTGGGGCTGGGAGGGAATGAGTGGAAATGAGGAGTGACTACTTATGGCTAAGGGGTTTCTTACTGGGGTAACAAAAACTGACTGTGGTGACTGCCAGGTGGTTGCACGactctgtgaatatgctaaaaaccactacactatacactttaaatgagtgaattgtatggtaggggaattatatttcaataaagttgttatattAAAAAGtcataagtagggcttccctggtggtgcagtggttgggagtccgcctgccgatgcaggggacacgggtttgtgccccggtccgggaagatcccacatgccgcggagaggctgggcccgctgtaagccatggccgctgagcctgcacatctggagcctgtgctccgcagtgggagaggccacaacagtgagaggcccgcgtaacacacacaaaaaagaaaaacgtcACAAGCAAAATCTGGCCTTGAGTCTTTAAAGGCACAGTGGTGTTTATCAACTGAAGGAGCCCAGCTAGAAAACCAGGCAAAAGAAACATATTCCTGGTTTTAAGCTAATAACACAGAGGAGAGCAAAGCCAGGAGAGTTGGTTGGCTTGACTACAAGATGTGGGCTTGTGGGTTAGTAGGCAGGGCCCTGGCCAGTAATTAATGGGCAGCTTCAATCCACAAATCCAGAAATGAATAAATCAGATGCTTTTAACAAAGAATTGCACATTTTCATTAAATAACCTTTGATACGTGgacttccaccccaccccccgccaccctTTAAGAGAAGGGCTGTCATCATTGCCCAGGGAACTGCCTCTTTCCATCAGTGTCCTGAGTCACCATATGCCAACATCAATCACCCTGCTCTGGTCATCAGCTTCTTAATCTCCAGATCCTGCTGACCTTGGAAAAATATCCAATCAGGTGACAACCAGTATTGTCTGCTTCTGTCATAACATAGAACAGGAAGGGTTCCACATCATAATATAATGTCTTGTGGTCCAGAAAAAGCTTGGCCAACAGGCACAGGTTTTGGCAGTAGATCTGGAAGTAGAGAAACAACGTTTTATGTGTGGACCAACCAGTGATTCTTATACTTATCAGATAAAGGCCTAAAATTTAAAGATCATACCATTATTGTTAATGAAGCAGAAATTGTGTATTTTGGCCAATAGAAGGGTTCTATCTTCTTTACAAGGTGAGATGGAGATAAAACAAATTTCTGAAACCTGTGAATGTACAACACTTTCACCCCTTTTTCTGATGTCAGCACATAAAACAAATTTCTGAAACCTGTGAAAGTACAACACTTTCACCCCTTTTTCTGATGCCAGCACTTTTTACCTTGTTTTTCTTGCCATCCACTTCAAACACAGAGATTGAACCTTTGCGATATATCTCATCTCCGGGTGGGTGTTTCCACACACACTTAGCCTGCAAGAGAATGGAATTCACATCAGAGAAATAAACCTTCCCAGTAAGACTGCTGCTCAAAAGGGAAAAGGAATCACAGGTCAAATTTAGTTAGCTGAGATGGACAGTTGGACAAACCTGAGAACATATAGcaaaacagattttctttttagtgAAACAAATAAAGGCTTCTAAAGTCACTGCAATATATTTATGGAATTTTTATAGCAGTTTGGAACAGGTTTTCTGGATTATATTCTGGCACTGTTCCAACCCAGGAGATTAAAATCATCTACCACGTAAAagcaagataaattaaaaaaaatacccctAGCTTATTATAAAATGCCTTGTGCCAACAGGAAATTCTTAAGCAGCTTATTTTCAGCAGCTGAGAGTTGCTAAGTAAAGGTACTCTCACCTTTACCAGAAACTTCTCATTACGACCTAAACCATTATGGTCTTATTTTCAGATTAGAAAACAGACCCAGTGATAAAAACCACGCATGCCCCCCTCTCCAAGTGTTCCGTTTGTTATACTATAATGAAATAGGAGCATGTCCTtctgtggctttaaaaaaaaaaaaaggcaaggaagccTGGTTGAGCAGCAGGAAGCAGGGGGagtggaagagggaggaagacaggACAACGGACACTGACTTGGCCACAAGGGGGCACAAGGTACTCCTTTCCTCACCCTCCATTGCTAAGAGATTTAATGCAGCCAGGAAGCCACTGCTGTAAAtaggtgaatttttaaaaggttttatgtaaaatacttttaaaaatatcatttaaaaggcATATGTATATggcatattttttattaaattttattgtgaCTCTTTTGGTCAACTCAAGAATCATACCCCAATTTGTCACATGTACGGCCACATATGCAGTAACTGGTCTTGTTTCAAGAAAGCTCTATCTGTAGTTTGTTCCTATCTCCACCCCTTTACTCATGTTGGCTTTTCCCAACAATAAGCAAACGAACAACAATTATCTGTTCAGAAACAGAAGCCAAACTGTTGGCCAAATGGCCAAAGAAAGCCCATTTCTGTGATTATGCCTAAAGCAATAGGAATCTTCAGAGGTGTGAATTAAAATACGTTTTTATTTCATGAAATTCAATTTTTGTAACTCATATAATACAGTAGAGAACCTCAAATATTCAGAATGTTTACTTGATCCTCAGATTTATCTAGGCCCTTTGTTTTCTCCCCCTACTgctatttcttgccttttagctACTTCATTGGTTAGTGCCactaaataaacagaaacaaaaggaaaaagggcATAAATAGTAAGCAGTTCATATCAATAAAAATACCAGTCTTTCACATAGCAAACCCTAAATTAGGTTATCTCCATGGTCTTCAATCATGGAGTCCAGTCCTCACCCATCAcccacctgccctccctccccctcccccctccccccatccttccccacccAGTCTAGTGGGAGCCTAGTGGGCTGGAGTCTAGAGGGCTTAATTAGCAGTGGCAGTTCCGGGCCACTACGTACTCCAGAGTTGGGAACACAAAAAAGCAGTTATCACCAAACTGGGGAGAAGAGTGTTATGACAGAAATCATAGGAAGTCTGGGTTATAGATTCTCAGCATGTGGAAATCCTGGGAAATAAAGAcggaaggggaagggaaaagagacaCCCTAAAAGGCCTTAGAGCCACAATTACGTTGTGActatggaaataagaaaaaaagatagggTTCATCGCCTGACAGACTAATCTCCACCCCtgacccttccccatccctgctcCATGGCAGAAATTCCCTTTAAGACAAGACTTTTCATTCTATAACTAGGGAAAGAAAATGCCTTAAAACTGCAAAATACCTAGTGAGCACATTTGTCAACAATAAAATCAGATTCAAGTGTTTATTCCTATTTTCACAGGAATAAGACCGTTCAGAAACCAGGAAACAATAAGCAACTCAAGGGAGAGGCTGACCTAAGGACCCATTCTGTTAATTTCATAATTTGTCTTTCTTAAGCAAGTGTTCATTTAATATGGGGCATTAACTGCCCATGCTAGCTGCTAGGGATACAAAAAGTTGAGTCACCTCCCAGTTCTGTCTAATGAAGGTCTATCTAATGAAGTCCATTTATTTTCATCTAGTTGAGACACAGAAAAACTGTGGGCAGAGGTAATTCACATCccaagggagaaacagacaagaGCAGGCAGCAAGAAAAAAGACAGGGAGATGAGTATGACAGGATGTGGTTAAGGGCCACCCAGGCTTGCCACAGGCTGTATATTCCGACTCCGAAATGTGGCTTTCAATTTCCTGTGCCTTCCTCCCATTTCTGTGGACCACTTAGAGGTGCTTAGATAGATGTCTAAATCTAGAGATCCCATAGCTTATCAACACCATTATCATGGACCCCCCCAAACAACTTACCATGTGTCGACGGAGTATTGTTTGGCTCTTCATGTATTTTAAACAGAATTCACACATGTAAAGACGTCCCAGTCTTGCATATTCCTCAGGATAGGGAGAGTGGTACCACGTATCAAGCTCATAGCGACCAAAAGCAATTGTTTTAATCATGTTGCTCCCCTCTGTGATTTGGCCTTGCAGCCTTAACTTCTCCTATTGTAGACAAGAAATTAAGTCAAAGGAGGATTAGAATTGATCATTTCTGTTGTTGTTAAGCTGTGTGCACGCCACCATGCTAggctatgagaaaaaaaaaaaaaaaaatcagatttggcTTCTATCTCATGAGAAACCTGCACTGGAGAACTACAGGAGCATAGATAACCAGAATCAGGAAGCTTATATAAAATGTACTATCTGCACTACCCAGAGCACAGATCTCAATAGTGGCTTTTCTCTGCTCCCTACCACACTTTGGGCCTCATCTCCTAAACATCAGAACAAGTCcttggtaaaattttatttttaccagcCAGAACCAAACTGAATTATAAAAGGCAATCTACCACAAATACTCCCTACAACTTTACAAAACAttccaaaactaaacaaaagatTCTCTAGAATGTGCTTTACGTAACTGCAGCTTTTATAAAGCTGTGAGAATCTGCATGACATACACCCATGGCAGCCATCCTCTCAACTTaggtcctttaaaaaatattttttaaagagggatGATGCTTTAATTCTAGAATCTAAAGCTAGAAAACAGAAGATATTTTTGGATGCCTGTCCCCACTTAGCAGCTATGAGTTGGCtacagaaataattttgaataacCAGGTAAAGAGTTGTGAAAAGCTGGCCTAGGAAATGCTCTGTTCCAGGGTAGGATAGAGAAAACCAGCAGCAGCAACCCAGCCTAGCCAAGGGCAGCTATCAAACCCTGCCTCCCACAAAACTTTCAACAAGTctatttgagaatttttaaataaagtattcaatataatttttttaaagaggaagatgAAATTCACTTTACAAGCTAAATTTCCTTGAAGACATTTAATTCATTAAATCCGAGGTAACCTCaatcacaattttcttttttttggctgcaccgtgcatcatgcgggatcttagttcccagaccagcgatcaaacccatgccccctgcagtggaagcacagaatcttaaccactggaccaccagggaagacccctcaATCACAATTTTCTTAAAGCAAAATTGTTGAAAATTCTACCTAGGGAATCAAAACTAAATGGCaactataaataaaaatcagaagagGAAGCCATCTTAATACATGAAACTAGGCTGTGTCAaagaataattctaaaatgtCTGACAACAACTGTGTCCATTATTCCTCTTCAccgttctttttattcttttatagctGTAATGAAGGGCTGAGGCAATCCTGCAAAGGGGAGTTCCTGTTTCGGTTAAGAGGACAACAGAGAGGGGTTATCTCTCAGTCTAGAGGTTCTCGGAATTGCAAATGACCCACCTGACACAAAGGGATACCTGTTGTTTTACCCAGCTAACCACCTCCACAAAACAGGTCCTTCCAGGAGTTGAGGTGGGGAGGAAAAACTTTAAGGGacaagggaaaggaggaggggtaattaattttaaatatgaatgggaaggaagaaagtaTCAAATAAGgatggctgggggaaggggaaagagtCATCCAGCAAGGTATATTTAATCCCCATCAAACTGACTGCTAATCATTTTTCTTGGCAGTTCCAAGTGCCCCTCACAAGTGGTCCTCAGCTTGGAGGTTTCACTACTCACCAGATCCTCTGAAGCCCGGGCTTGTGCTCTTCGGAAAAGATCCAAGTCATACTCGCTAGTCAGGTTTTCCAAAAGAGGTTCCCGAGTGTTCCCATAGGTCTGCCTGTGTTCCTAGGAAAATAACCAGAGCGTGATACTCTCTGCTTCTAAGAACTTAAACTATTGCATTTCAATGGATGCCAACCAGAGAGCCAGGAACAACCATAAGctatttatttagtgcctactaTTTGCTAGGCATTATACTAGGCACTAGGGATTTATCAGACAGGTTAATTCCAGAAGACACCCACTACCCACCCTAGTGAACCTGGAAAGGAAATGCTCTTATAATCTCTCCAAAAGTTGAGTTTCATTCTTTGGAACTCTatgcttccatttctttctctgaaaatgtgCGTgacaatacaaagaaataaaatataacaaacccAGAGGCACTACCAATTCCCAGAATCCTGAGATCTGGAAGGAACCTTGGGGGATACTccccatttaaaaacaaaaccaaataaaaactaGAATCTCTAAGACTTCAAGTCTAAGATTTTAGACTGAATAAAATCTGCAGGTAGGAAGGGGCAGTTGGACTAAGCAGTCTTTTGTAAACTCTTTCAATTGAACTGCTGCAGCACCCACCACTACACGATCCAGATCCACCAAAGGTACCGTAATGCTCCTACTTTAGAACTCCAGCCCAAGTGCACTGGAAAAAAGGCTGCCCTCTGAGAAATGTTTTACTCAATATTAAGCAAGAACAAGCGACAgaacagacatagaaaattaGAATCATAGAAATAATCcagttttttaaataagtaacaaATCTTACCATGGCAGTCACTACACAAATATCCTTTCACAAGAAAGAAATTCCACAGGGGAAACTTGGCTTTTAACCTTTGATTCTAGCCCTTCCCACTCCGTCCTAGACTCCACCTCCTAACCAGAGAACAGAAGATAATGGTTGTTAAGAGGAGCAGATGGCTCATCCCAGGAAGAACTCAGTAGACTTCGCTCATATATTATCATATGAAGAAACCACTCACCAGCATCTTTACCCCTATTAAAATTTCTTCCGCTTAATCTGGGCCCATCTGATGGATATCTTTTTTAATTTGGGCTGTTATCTAACACTTGGGTTTTAAGTATAAGTTATTTCTTCTagtttcatgaatttttttttttaaagctttaaaaaatcctatcCAGCATTTTTACCAGGAAGGTTCAGTCCAAATAACCTAGCCCAAACTAATGGAAAGCAAATGTAAGGTAAATTTCAGGAGCTTTTACTTCAGACACTCTCTCTACCTGTATGATTCTGGGAAAATTACCTCTCTAAATCTCAGCttcccatctataaaacaggTGAAATACCATCCATCTTTGTAACAAAGATTATGGGAGCAACATAACCACAGTGCCTACCTAGCACATAAGCACTCTATAAATGGTATTATCATATTATTACACCTCTATCCAACTTGTAGATAAAAATACTGAACAAGACAGAGGGGAAGCATACAACTCCCCCG
Protein-coding sequences here:
- the KAT7 gene encoding histone acetyltransferase KAT7 isoform X1, which translates into the protein MPRRKRNAGSSSDGTEDSDFSTDLEHTDSSESDGTSRRSARVTRSSARLSQSSQDSSPVRNLQSFGTEEPAYSTRRVTRSQQQPTPVTPKKYPLRQTRSSGSETEQVVDFSDRETKNTADHDESPPRTPTGNAPSSESDIDISSPNVSHDESIAKDMSLKDSGSDLSHRPKRRRFHESYNFNMKCPTPGCNSLGHLTGKHERHFSISGCPLYHNLSADECKVRAQSRDKQIEERMLSHRQDDNNRHATRHQAPTERQLRYKEKVAELRKKRNSGLSKEQKEKYMEHRQTYGNTREPLLENLTSEYDLDLFRRAQARASEDLEKLRLQGQITEGSNMIKTIAFGRYELDTWYHSPYPEEYARLGRLYMCEFCLKYMKSQTILRRHMAKCVWKHPPGDEIYRKGSISVFEVDGKKNKIYCQNLCLLAKLFLDHKTLYYDVEPFLFYVMTEADNTGCHLIGYFSKEKNSFLNYNVSCILTMPQYMRQGYGKMLIDFSYLLSKVEEKVGSPERPLSDLGLISYRSYWKEVLLRYLHNFQGKEISIKEISQETAVNPVDIVSTLQALQMLKYWKGKHLVLKRQDLIDEWIAKEAKRSNSNKTMDPSCLKWTPPKGT
- the KAT7 gene encoding histone acetyltransferase KAT7 isoform X2: MPRRKRNAGSSSDGTEDSDFSTDLEHTDSSESDGTSRRSARVTRSSARLSQSSQDSSPVRNLQSFGTEEPAYSTRRVTRSQQQPTPVTPKKYPLRQTRSSGSETEQVVDFSDRETKNTADHDESPPRTPTGNAPSSESDIDISSPNVSHDESIAKDMSLKDSGSDLSHRPKRRRFHESYNFNMKCPTPGCNSLGHLTGKHERHFSISGCPLYHNLSADECKAPTERQLRYKEKVAELRKKRNSGLSKEQKEKYMEHRQTYGNTREPLLENLTSEYDLDLFRRAQARASEDLEKLRLQGQITEGSNMIKTIAFGRYELDTWYHSPYPEEYARLGRLYMCEFCLKYMKSQTILRRHMAKCVWKHPPGDEIYRKGSISVFEVDGKKNKIYCQNLCLLAKLFLDHKTLYYDVEPFLFYVMTEADNTGCHLIGYFSKEKNSFLNYNVSCILTMPQYMRQGYGKMLIDFSYLLSKVEEKVGSPERPLSDLGLISYRSYWKEVLLRYLHNFQGKEISIKEISQETAVNPVDIVSTLQALQMLKYWKGKHLVLKRQDLIDEWIAKEAKRSNSNKTMDPSCLKWTPPKGT
- the KAT7 gene encoding histone acetyltransferase KAT7 isoform X4, with amino-acid sequence MPRRKRNAGSSSDGTEDSDFSTDLEHTDSSESDGTSRRSARVTRSSARLSQSSQDSSPVRNLQSFGTEEPAYSTRRVTRSQQQPTPVTPKKYPLRQTRSSGSETEQVVDFSDRETKNTADHDESPPRTPTGNAPSSESDIDISSPNVSHDESIAKDMSLKDSGSDLSHRPKRRRFHESYNFNMKCPTPGCNSLGHLTGKHERHFSISGCPLYHNLSADECKAPTERQLRYKEKVAELRKKRNSGLSKEQKEKYMEHRQTYGNTREPLLENLTSEYDLDLFRRAQARASEDLEKLRLQGQITEGSNMIKTIAFGRYELDTWYHSPYPEEYARLGRLYMCEFCLKYMKSQTILRRHMAKCVWKHPPGDEIYRKGSISVFEVDGKKNKIYCQNLCLLAKLFLDHKTLYYDVEPFLFYVMTEADNTGCHLIGYFSKEKNSFLNYNVSCILTMPQYMRQGYGKMLIDFKISQETAVNPVDIVSTLQALQMLKYWKGKHLVLKRQDLIDEWIAKEAKRSNSNKTMDPSCLKWTPPKGT